A genomic stretch from Anaerolinea thermophila UNI-1 includes:
- a CDS encoding LysM peptidoglycan-binding domain-containing protein, whose amino-acid sequence MSGVRQLFSGLLTGLLSTILALGALSLSLAEGGKVQILPTVTETSLPSTLPPGQPSPTPYPTATPLPPTQCPPPQGWVPYEIQGGDTLVDLAARFQISIEDLSKANCLFTSQLTPGTVIFVPPLPTPTATLTTEPERPTATQPQPTVKVCGPPPGWVIYIVKPGDTLYRLSRILSVSVADLQLANCLSNPSAIQAGMPLYVPFLPITPTFTPTHTQTKTPVPPSATTLPPSPTRTPTALPPSLTPVPPTSTFTPEPPTPTFTSTPAPSDTPLPSDTPSPTP is encoded by the coding sequence ATGAGCGGCGTCAGGCAACTGTTTTCGGGACTGCTTACGGGATTGCTCTCTACCATTCTTGCGCTGGGAGCACTTTCGCTTTCCCTGGCAGAGGGAGGTAAGGTTCAGATTCTGCCCACGGTCACCGAAACATCTCTCCCCAGCACACTGCCGCCGGGTCAACCCAGCCCAACCCCGTACCCAACAGCCACTCCGCTTCCACCCACACAATGCCCCCCACCGCAGGGTTGGGTGCCTTATGAGATTCAAGGTGGCGATACACTGGTGGATTTAGCCGCCCGTTTTCAAATCTCCATAGAAGATTTAAGCAAAGCCAATTGCCTGTTTACCTCACAGTTAACCCCGGGGACAGTCATCTTCGTCCCCCCATTACCCACCCCCACCGCTACCCTTACCACCGAACCGGAACGCCCCACCGCCACGCAACCTCAACCCACCGTCAAAGTGTGCGGTCCCCCTCCGGGGTGGGTGATTTATATTGTTAAACCCGGGGATACCCTTTACCGTCTGAGCCGTATCCTGAGCGTCAGTGTGGCAGATTTGCAACTGGCAAACTGTCTGAGCAATCCCAGCGCCATTCAGGCAGGGATGCCGCTGTATGTACCTTTCCTGCCCATTACCCCCACCTTTACCCCCACGCACACGCAGACTAAGACACCGGTACCCCCCAGTGCTACGACACTACCTCCCTCGCCAACCCGTACCCCGACCGCTCTTCCGCCATCCCTTACACCAGTTCCACCCACCTCAACCTTCACCCCTGAGCCGCCTACTCCTACCTTTACCTCCACGCCGGCGCCTTCGGATACTCCCCTTCCCAGTGATACCCCCTCACCTACACCCTAG
- a CDS encoding ATP-binding protein — protein sequence MNTLFQSLLGLLIAPPGNLIYHLVLAFVVFATLQVALIAHRSHSPEGSGRLLLGLNLLLVGQLGLFIASGLAWQGVISSTLLLPVLDRVVLFWSVVWLGWLWLYPTPSRVGDILAGVLNLVAIFLFLLFYTTWQQEGSGVPFNGSWQDWSITLVILILLVAITNGLFFQRKDNWGAGVAMFALMGLGALAHLYLPPTGEYFSGYLRLGFLAGLPLLPSLLMYIQPPSQVTEWEPAEPMPEDYTHPVQSHALDIRIIHSWLDLSLIQDKEKLYSGIARAVAQTMLADLCYIARIPENEFAPVPLTGGYDMVKDEPIPPVYIERGKIPAITASLTKGKSLRVNFNELELPELDALAQALGLERAGNFLLIPLEHNHQPWGALLLLTPYSGRVWTVEDTTYLATETDEIVRLLLERDRTPRGEDEALRLRQQNTLLQQELEQLRQSHQKLLAEVQTLRESTPAESPAATAQIETLLKHQQEMEKILEDLRTENRRLNEALRTAQASPAVSGDAAQLEKELRLTLEEVAHLQNQLARSNQRVLELERRLNLSTSATQDDTEAIAVLIQELRRPMSAVMGYTDLLLAETVGILGGLQRKFLEKVRNATEQMRALLDDLIQLTLLNRGPLELVQQTVELDQVLDDVLGDMGSLLSEKEIQISMELPEHLPPVYADRDALHQILIELLKNAIQVTPPRYEIRLKAILQQEDSSHFAVLQITDHGGGIPSKDLPKVFSHRKDAVLPGVADSGIGLSIAKTLVEAHGGRIWVESNMEQGSTTFSILLPLRAVGAKETPEE from the coding sequence ATGAACACACTCTTTCAATCGCTCCTTGGTTTGTTGATTGCCCCTCCGGGCAATCTGATCTACCATCTGGTGCTGGCATTTGTGGTATTTGCCACCCTGCAAGTTGCCCTGATAGCCCATCGCAGCCACTCTCCCGAAGGTAGCGGTCGGTTACTCCTGGGGTTGAACCTGCTTTTGGTTGGACAGTTGGGGTTGTTCATTGCCAGCGGTCTGGCCTGGCAAGGGGTGATTTCTTCCACCCTTCTTCTGCCGGTGCTGGATCGAGTCGTTCTGTTCTGGAGTGTGGTATGGCTGGGGTGGCTCTGGCTCTATCCAACCCCTTCCCGTGTGGGAGATATTCTTGCCGGAGTGCTCAATCTGGTAGCAATATTTCTTTTCCTGTTGTTCTACACGACATGGCAACAGGAAGGCAGCGGTGTACCCTTCAATGGGTCATGGCAGGATTGGAGTATTACCCTGGTCATTCTGATCCTGCTGGTAGCAATTACTAATGGACTATTTTTCCAACGCAAGGATAACTGGGGGGCAGGAGTAGCCATGTTTGCGCTGATGGGTTTGGGGGCGCTTGCCCACCTGTATTTGCCCCCTACCGGAGAATACTTCTCGGGATATTTGCGACTGGGGTTTCTCGCCGGTCTGCCCCTGCTCCCCAGTCTGCTGATGTACATTCAACCCCCAAGCCAGGTGACTGAGTGGGAACCGGCAGAGCCAATGCCGGAAGACTACACCCACCCCGTTCAATCCCATGCACTGGACATTCGTATCATCCATTCCTGGCTGGACTTAAGCCTCATACAAGACAAAGAAAAACTATACAGTGGCATTGCCCGAGCGGTAGCGCAGACCATGCTGGCAGACCTGTGTTACATTGCCCGTATTCCCGAGAATGAATTTGCCCCCGTGCCACTCACAGGTGGGTATGATATGGTCAAAGATGAACCCATTCCACCTGTCTATATTGAGCGTGGCAAAATCCCCGCCATTACCGCCTCGCTCACCAAAGGGAAAAGTTTGCGGGTGAACTTCAACGAACTTGAATTACCCGAACTGGATGCACTGGCTCAGGCACTGGGATTGGAACGGGCGGGAAATTTCCTGCTCATCCCCCTGGAACACAATCATCAGCCCTGGGGCGCTCTCCTGTTGCTAACACCCTACTCTGGTCGAGTATGGACGGTGGAAGATACCACCTATCTGGCAACAGAAACCGATGAAATTGTGCGCCTGCTTCTGGAACGGGACAGAACTCCGCGCGGCGAGGATGAAGCCCTGCGACTGCGCCAGCAGAACACTCTCTTGCAACAGGAACTGGAACAATTGCGCCAATCCCACCAGAAGTTACTGGCAGAAGTGCAAACGCTCCGCGAATCTACACCTGCGGAAAGCCCCGCAGCAACAGCACAAATTGAAACCCTGTTGAAACATCAGCAAGAGATGGAAAAAATTCTGGAAGACCTGCGGACGGAAAACCGCCGCTTGAATGAGGCTTTACGCACGGCTCAGGCATCGCCGGCGGTTTCCGGGGACGCCGCGCAGTTGGAAAAAGAACTGCGCCTCACCCTGGAAGAAGTAGCCCACCTGCAAAATCAGTTAGCCAGGTCCAATCAGCGTGTTTTAGAACTGGAACGGCGGCTGAACCTTTCCACCAGCGCTACCCAGGATGACACCGAAGCCATTGCGGTACTGATTCAGGAACTGCGTCGCCCGATGTCGGCAGTGATGGGCTACACGGACTTACTGCTCGCCGAAACGGTCGGCATTCTGGGGGGCTTGCAGCGGAAATTCCTCGAAAAAGTGCGCAACGCCACCGAACAAATGCGTGCCTTGCTGGACGATCTTATTCAGTTAACTTTGTTGAATCGCGGACCTCTGGAACTGGTTCAGCAAACGGTGGAACTGGACCAGGTACTGGACGATGTACTGGGAGATATGGGCTCGTTACTGAGCGAAAAAGAGATTCAAATCTCCATGGAATTACCCGAACACCTGCCTCCCGTTTATGCTGACCGGGATGCTCTGCATCAAATCCTCATCGAATTACTGAAAAACGCTATTCAGGTTACCCCGCCCCGATATGAGATTCGCCTCAAAGCCATCCTCCAGCAAGAGGATAGCAGTCATTTTGCCGTACTGCAGATCACCGATCATGGCGGAGGGATTCCCTCCAAAGACTTACCGAAAGTGTTTTCCCACCGGAAAGATGCTGTTCTGCCCGGAGTCGCCGATAGTGGTATAGGGCTTTCAATTGCCAAGACACTGGTAGAAGCCCACGGTGGACGTATTTGGGTAGAGAGCAACATGGAACAGGGAAGCACCACGTTCAGTATTTTGCTTCCACTGCGTGCGGTTGGAGCAAAGGAGACACCGGAAGAATGA
- a CDS encoding ROK family transcriptional regulator, translated as MRTIATITANEMRAINRSAVLEVIRQYAPISRVEVANRLGVSLPTVMRLVDDLLAEDLIRPSQTSVSTGGRRGELLEFNASGHLVVGVDLGGTKIHGAITDLAGNILHEVNVTGHMTHGEDSYSLLVNLLENLSSIAASSGKHLLGLGVGVPGVVHPESGEVSLAPALNWNDFPLRPRLERYFGLPVVVENDVNLAALGELWFGAGQDANTLVLITVGTGIGAGVIVNGCLYAGTHFMAGEVGYLVPDRTFLGKPLEGFGALERLASGTGIAERARQRLKAVRPVEALESLTAEDVFEAARAGECWATEVVDETVDYLAQAIAAIQLVIDPEVILLGGGVSNSADLLIEPILQRLAGVIPVQPALLPSRLGYRAGVLGAMVKLLRVTANYYLLQKFS; from the coding sequence ATGCGAACCATTGCAACCATAACTGCTAATGAAATGCGAGCCATCAATCGCTCCGCTGTGCTGGAGGTGATTCGCCAGTATGCGCCTATCTCTCGTGTGGAGGTGGCTAACCGCTTGGGGGTTTCGCTCCCCACTGTCATGCGTTTGGTGGACGATTTGCTCGCTGAAGACCTGATTCGCCCATCTCAGACCAGTGTGTCTACTGGGGGCAGGCGGGGAGAACTGCTTGAGTTTAATGCATCCGGTCATCTGGTTGTGGGGGTAGATCTGGGAGGCACAAAAATTCATGGCGCCATTACCGACCTTGCAGGCAACATTCTCCATGAGGTCAATGTCACCGGGCATATGACCCATGGGGAGGATAGTTACTCCCTGCTGGTGAACCTGCTCGAAAACCTCAGTTCCATCGCCGCTTCTTCCGGGAAGCACTTGCTGGGCTTGGGGGTGGGAGTGCCCGGCGTGGTTCATCCGGAAAGCGGCGAGGTTAGTCTGGCACCAGCCTTGAACTGGAATGATTTCCCCCTGCGTCCTCGTTTAGAGCGCTATTTTGGTTTGCCGGTGGTGGTGGAAAATGATGTAAACCTTGCGGCGTTGGGAGAATTGTGGTTCGGCGCCGGGCAGGATGCCAATACGCTGGTACTGATCACTGTGGGTACAGGCATTGGCGCGGGGGTGATTGTCAATGGGTGTTTGTATGCTGGCACGCACTTTATGGCGGGAGAAGTTGGGTATCTCGTGCCTGACCGCACTTTTTTAGGAAAGCCACTGGAAGGGTTTGGCGCGCTGGAACGGTTGGCTTCGGGAACCGGAATTGCCGAGCGTGCACGGCAAAGACTGAAGGCGGTGCGCCCGGTTGAGGCGCTGGAATCTTTGACCGCTGAAGACGTGTTTGAAGCGGCACGGGCGGGCGAGTGCTGGGCAACCGAGGTGGTGGATGAAACGGTGGATTATCTTGCCCAAGCCATTGCTGCTATTCAACTGGTCATCGACCCTGAGGTCATTTTGCTGGGCGGTGGTGTCTCAAATTCTGCCGATTTGCTGATTGAGCCCATCCTGCAGCGTTTGGCGGGGGTAATTCCTGTTCAACCTGCGCTCCTTCCGTCCCGTTTGGGGTATCGAGCAGGAGTCTTGGGGGCCATGGTGAAACTCTTACGGGTTACAGCAAATTATTATCTGCTTCAAAAGTTTTCCTGA
- a CDS encoding extracellular solute-binding protein, which yields MNRFVHSMLVVLLVFGLLAGCTPAATPQQPAEPTKAEQPQQVTLKVWDILVNPTEDEVAKTLIAEFEASHPGVKIERETMTFDQMKSRAKLGLSAADGPDVAQINQGYSDMGALVAANLLVDLTPYAKKYGWDKKLSPGIVARNSFTPDGKTLGEGNLYGVPITAELVGVFYNKEHFEKAGVTVPKTFAEFEAALEKFKSAGIVPINYGSLDGFVNIHVFAEIQNLKIDRAYLDDFIYGRNNVSFNIPANVEAAAKMQEWVKKGYFTPDFSGIGYDDSLAAFRSGQGAMMITGSWISGDAIAQAPGKFGFFLMPPLEEGGKRMSTGGTSTAFAIRKGTANEELAAQYIDWMVSDRAAQLWAEKGIVPVGKVEVKDADPLFVDLLKAWAYLNENDLVGHYLDWATPTFYDTIVAAFAELMALKITPEGFVQKVEADYAAYLKTRNP from the coding sequence ATGAATCGGTTTGTTCATTCAATGCTGGTCGTTTTGCTGGTGTTTGGTTTGCTGGCGGGGTGCACCCCTGCTGCAACCCCCCAGCAACCTGCAGAGCCCACCAAAGCGGAGCAACCTCAACAGGTGACGCTGAAAGTGTGGGATATTCTGGTCAACCCGACCGAAGATGAAGTCGCCAAAACCCTGATCGCCGAGTTTGAAGCATCTCATCCCGGGGTGAAGATTGAGCGCGAAACCATGACCTTTGATCAGATGAAATCGCGCGCTAAGTTGGGGTTGAGTGCCGCCGATGGCCCCGATGTCGCCCAGATTAATCAGGGCTATTCCGATATGGGCGCCCTGGTCGCCGCCAATCTGTTGGTGGACTTAACGCCCTATGCCAAAAAATATGGCTGGGATAAGAAACTCTCCCCCGGCATTGTGGCGCGCAACAGTTTCACCCCCGATGGCAAGACCCTTGGTGAGGGCAACCTGTATGGCGTGCCGATTACGGCAGAACTGGTTGGCGTGTTCTATAACAAAGAACATTTCGAGAAAGCCGGTGTCACCGTCCCCAAGACTTTTGCCGAGTTTGAAGCCGCACTGGAAAAGTTCAAATCAGCAGGCATTGTCCCCATCAATTACGGAAGCCTGGACGGCTTTGTGAATATCCACGTCTTTGCCGAGATTCAGAACCTCAAGATTGACCGCGCTTACCTGGATGATTTCATCTACGGGCGCAACAATGTAAGTTTCAATATCCCTGCCAATGTGGAAGCCGCTGCCAAGATGCAGGAATGGGTCAAGAAAGGCTATTTCACCCCCGATTTTTCTGGCATCGGCTATGATGACTCTCTGGCGGCGTTCCGCTCCGGTCAGGGCGCCATGATGATCACCGGTTCGTGGATCAGCGGGGATGCCATTGCTCAGGCTCCGGGTAAGTTTGGTTTCTTCCTCATGCCCCCGCTCGAAGAGGGCGGCAAGCGTATGTCCACGGGTGGCACTTCAACGGCTTTTGCCATCCGTAAAGGCACGGCCAATGAAGAACTGGCGGCACAGTACATTGACTGGATGGTCTCCGACCGTGCCGCGCAGTTGTGGGCAGAAAAGGGCATTGTGCCGGTGGGCAAGGTGGAAGTGAAAGACGCCGATCCTCTCTTTGTGGATTTGCTCAAGGCCTGGGCGTACCTGAATGAGAATGACCTGGTTGGGCATTACCTCGATTGGGCAACTCCCACCTTTTACGACACGATTGTGGCGGCTTTTGCCGAATTGATGGCTTTGAAGATCACCCCTGAAGGGTTCGTGCAAAAGGTAGAAGCGGACTACGCTGCTTACCTTAAGACTCGCAATCCGTAG
- a CDS encoding carbohydrate ABC transporter permease produces MNRSFNRTAYLYLFPALVIYGIFVLYPILQTAYYSLTDWNGLSSPQFLGLQNYLNLFQDSVFLNALFNNLAFIFFYSILAIVLGLFFAVLLTNAPLRGMAFYRAGLFFPQVMASVVIGMVWRWIYHPQYGALNQFLRSVGLGAWARPWLGDFDWALTAVGIVGTWAQYGFCMVLFLAGIQNISTALYDAARIDGAGLFQQFWYITLPGLRNQLLVALISTLIAAIRIFDLVFVTTRGGPGNATLVAGMYLYRNAFVINRVGYAAAIAVLLTVLILVISYFILRLQRAQDEESFA; encoded by the coding sequence ATGAACCGCTCTTTCAATCGCACTGCTTACCTTTACCTTTTCCCTGCTTTGGTAATCTATGGGATTTTTGTCCTGTATCCTATCCTTCAAACTGCTTACTACAGCCTTACCGATTGGAATGGATTGTCCTCCCCCCAATTTCTTGGCTTGCAAAATTACCTGAATCTTTTTCAGGATTCAGTATTTCTCAATGCTCTGTTTAACAACCTGGCATTTATTTTCTTTTATTCCATTCTTGCTATTGTATTGGGTTTGTTTTTCGCGGTTTTACTCACCAATGCTCCTTTACGCGGCATGGCGTTTTACCGCGCCGGATTGTTTTTCCCTCAGGTGATGGCGAGTGTGGTCATCGGTATGGTCTGGCGCTGGATTTATCATCCCCAGTATGGTGCGCTTAACCAGTTTTTGCGTTCAGTCGGATTGGGAGCATGGGCGCGCCCCTGGTTGGGAGATTTTGACTGGGCATTGACTGCAGTGGGTATTGTGGGTACCTGGGCGCAGTATGGCTTTTGTATGGTGCTTTTCCTCGCCGGTATTCAGAATATCTCTACTGCGCTTTATGATGCTGCCCGTATTGATGGCGCGGGATTGTTTCAGCAATTCTGGTACATCACCCTGCCCGGCTTGCGCAATCAATTGCTGGTGGCGCTTATTTCTACCCTCATCGCTGCTATCCGCATCTTTGACCTGGTTTTTGTGACCACACGCGGTGGTCCGGGAAACGCTACGCTGGTGGCGGGTATGTATCTGTACCGCAATGCCTTTGTCATTAATCGCGTGGGGTATGCTGCTGCCATCGCCGTTCTGCTTACTGTACTGATTCTGGTTATTTCTTATTTCATCCTGCGGCTTCAGCGTGCGCAGGATGAGGAATCCTTTGCATAG
- a CDS encoding carbohydrate ABC transporter permease translates to MSVVNPAVNARRILGSVPAYFFLTLGLLLAVLPFMLIFVTALKSPGELGNAFALPQQLHWENFLRAWTQAHFGTYFKSSLIVTLSVVGVSCLLSLLTGYAFGQLRFPFKNGLFFLFLIGLMVPTEAYIIPLYYSLRAAHLTDTYWALILPQIGMSVCFGSFWMRGFFSGIPRDLVDAARVDGCNDWQAFWHVMIPMVLPGLWTMAVLFFIWTWNDFLLALVMITKEGLRTLPLGLAMFQGKYTTDYTLTAAGATIVALPTLLFYVLFQRQFIRGVTAGAIKG, encoded by the coding sequence ATGAGCGTTGTCAATCCTGCTGTGAATGCCCGTCGCATCCTGGGCAGTGTCCCTGCTTATTTCTTCTTGACACTGGGTTTGCTGCTGGCGGTGCTACCTTTCATGCTCATCTTTGTCACTGCCTTGAAATCCCCGGGTGAATTGGGCAATGCTTTTGCGCTTCCCCAACAACTGCACTGGGAAAACTTCCTGCGGGCGTGGACGCAAGCCCACTTTGGCACTTACTTCAAGAGCAGTCTGATTGTCACATTGAGTGTTGTGGGGGTGTCTTGTCTGCTCTCCCTGCTTACCGGTTATGCCTTTGGACAACTGCGATTCCCCTTTAAAAATGGGCTGTTTTTCCTGTTCCTCATTGGCTTAATGGTGCCGACCGAAGCCTATATCATCCCGCTGTATTACAGTTTGCGGGCGGCGCATTTGACCGATACCTACTGGGCATTGATTCTCCCCCAAATCGGTATGAGTGTATGTTTTGGCAGTTTCTGGATGCGCGGATTCTTTTCCGGTATCCCCCGGGATCTTGTAGATGCCGCCCGTGTGGATGGCTGTAACGACTGGCAAGCCTTCTGGCATGTGATGATTCCCATGGTCCTGCCGGGGCTGTGGACCATGGCAGTGTTGTTCTTTATCTGGACATGGAACGATTTCCTTCTGGCGCTGGTGATGATTACTAAAGAAGGCTTGCGTACTTTGCCATTGGGACTGGCAATGTTCCAGGGTAAGTACACTACCGATTACACCCTGACCGCGGCGGGTGCGACCATTGTGGCATTGCCCACGCTGTTATTCTATGTGTTGTTCCAACGGCAATTCATTCGCGGCGTCACCGCTGGAGCCATTAAGGGATAA
- a CDS encoding alpha-glucosidase/alpha-galactosidase yields MNTTKIVFIGAGSMSFGLSMFRDLFSTQELKGSELVLVDIDPEYLERMYRLALLMNERSGAGLRISRTLNRREALPGAGFVVNSIALERTRLWKLDFEIPKKYGVRHTLGENGGPGGLFFTLRTIPIIMDIIRDMEELCPNALFINFSNPESRIIYALGKYSRIQAIGLCHGVFMGRDDVARIMGLPAEEVDVWAAGLNHFQWFLQIRRRQTGEDLYPLLREKEKTFDPAFMPLSRRLFRAFGLYPSCSDDHIGEYLAYGWEAGEEGYDFDDDERYRVWLKTTIDGVLSGAEPPADFFQPSGERGVAVITGILHNQKRWIESGVVYNRGAIHNLPEDCAVEVPVVVDAHGVHPCTVGNLPAGIAALCSVQAHIQQLSVEAAMRGSKELALQALLIDPVIHSAKAAEQILDELWQINRPYIRAVL; encoded by the coding sequence ATGAACACAACAAAGATTGTCTTTATCGGTGCGGGGAGCATGTCCTTTGGATTGAGCATGTTCCGGGATTTGTTCAGTACGCAGGAACTCAAGGGCAGTGAACTGGTGCTGGTAGATATTGACCCTGAATATCTGGAACGCATGTACCGTCTGGCTCTGCTGATGAATGAGCGCAGTGGCGCTGGCTTGAGAATCTCCCGCACGCTGAACCGCCGTGAAGCCCTGCCGGGTGCAGGTTTCGTTGTGAACAGTATTGCCCTGGAACGCACCCGCCTCTGGAAACTGGATTTTGAGATTCCAAAGAAATATGGTGTGCGCCATACCCTGGGGGAGAATGGCGGTCCGGGTGGCTTGTTCTTCACCCTGCGCACCATTCCGATCATCATGGACATTATTCGGGATATGGAGGAATTGTGTCCTAATGCCTTGTTTATTAATTTCTCCAATCCCGAAAGCCGCATCATTTACGCGCTGGGCAAGTACAGCCGTATTCAAGCCATTGGGCTGTGTCACGGTGTCTTCATGGGGCGGGATGATGTTGCCCGCATCATGGGACTGCCTGCCGAAGAGGTGGATGTATGGGCGGCGGGGCTGAATCATTTCCAGTGGTTCCTGCAGATTCGCCGCCGCCAAACCGGCGAGGATTTGTACCCGCTTTTGCGGGAAAAAGAAAAGACCTTTGATCCCGCTTTCATGCCCTTGAGCCGCCGCCTGTTTCGCGCCTTTGGACTGTACCCTTCCTGTTCCGATGACCATATTGGCGAGTATCTGGCGTATGGCTGGGAGGCGGGTGAAGAGGGTTATGATTTCGATGATGACGAACGCTATCGTGTGTGGTTAAAAACCACCATTGACGGCGTTTTGAGCGGCGCAGAACCCCCTGCCGATTTCTTCCAGCCCTCGGGCGAGCGCGGGGTAGCGGTAATTACCGGCATTCTTCATAATCAAAAGCGCTGGATTGAATCGGGCGTGGTGTACAACCGGGGCGCCATTCACAACCTGCCTGAAGATTGCGCAGTGGAAGTGCCGGTAGTGGTGGATGCTCATGGTGTGCATCCCTGTACGGTGGGCAATCTCCCGGCGGGCATTGCCGCGCTGTGCAGTGTGCAAGCCCACATTCAGCAGTTGAGCGTTGAAGCCGCCATGCGCGGCTCGAAAGAACTGGCACTCCAAGCCTTGTTGATTGACCCGGTCATTCATTCGGCGAAAGCCGCAGAGCAAATCCTGGATGAATTATGGCAGATCAACCGTCCCTATATCCGCGCTGTGCTGTGA
- a CDS encoding SIS domain-containing protein, with amino-acid sequence MAYREDILQQPQAVLNTLNRWGMTPSLEQVVHRLRSGEYRRVVLTGMGSSLYALIPLWYRLLDAGIQTLWVETGELLHYGAEWVKPEDLLVVVSQSGRSAEVVELIKRNPSPILGVTNTPESPLAQTAETLVLTDAGEEATVSCKTYVATLTSLALLGEAFLGNDLLQLQRGLEATAFQMEAYLSRVDDHVNHLAGILQGIEHVIYAGRGVSLASAETAGLITKESVKIPAEGMSAAAFRHGPFELISPRLFVLVFEGEEPTRALHRNLVNEVNRLQGRAQLAGESAQDEVFHLQPLNIHVRPLMEILPVQMMTLALAHLRGRIAGEFTLASKVTDVQ; translated from the coding sequence ATGGCATACCGTGAAGATATTTTGCAACAGCCGCAAGCCGTGCTGAACACCCTGAACCGCTGGGGGATGACACCCTCGCTGGAGCAGGTCGTTCATCGTCTGCGCTCTGGGGAATATCGGCGGGTAGTGCTGACGGGAATGGGATCATCTCTCTATGCTTTGATTCCTTTGTGGTATCGCCTGCTGGACGCCGGTATCCAGACGTTATGGGTAGAAACCGGTGAACTTCTCCATTATGGCGCAGAGTGGGTGAAGCCGGAGGATTTGCTGGTTGTGGTCTCTCAATCCGGGCGTAGTGCTGAAGTGGTGGAACTGATTAAGCGGAATCCTTCTCCCATTCTGGGCGTGACCAACACCCCGGAAAGTCCGCTGGCGCAGACGGCGGAGACGCTGGTTCTCACGGATGCTGGCGAAGAGGCAACCGTGTCCTGCAAAACGTATGTGGCAACCCTGACTTCTCTGGCACTGCTGGGTGAAGCCTTTTTAGGGAATGACCTTTTGCAATTACAAAGAGGTCTGGAAGCCACTGCTTTCCAAATGGAAGCCTATCTTTCTCGTGTGGATGACCACGTTAACCACCTGGCGGGCATATTGCAGGGCATTGAGCATGTCATTTATGCCGGGCGTGGGGTTTCGCTGGCGAGCGCCGAAACTGCCGGGTTGATCACCAAAGAGTCGGTCAAAATCCCTGCCGAAGGGATGAGCGCCGCGGCTTTCCGCCATGGTCCGTTTGAGTTAATTTCCCCGCGGCTGTTTGTGCTGGTCTTTGAAGGCGAAGAACCCACGCGAGCCTTGCACCGTAACCTGGTAAATGAGGTCAACCGCTTACAGGGCAGGGCGCAGTTGGCAGGAGAATCTGCGCAGGATGAAGTCTTCCACCTGCAACCTTTAAACATTCATGTGCGTCCTTTGATGGAAATTTTACCCGTTCAGATGATGACCCTGGCGCTGGCGCACCTGCGCGGCAGAATCGCCGGAGAATTTACCCTTGCCAGTAAGGTGACCGATGTACAATAA